The Lacerta agilis isolate rLacAgi1 chromosome 14, rLacAgi1.pri, whole genome shotgun sequence sequence TTGGTTTACATATGTGCAGCACAGCTTATGTGACCTACCAAGCAGAACACAGGCCACCAACCATGTTTACAGCACATGGTTACAATTCCAGGTAAGGCAGCAAAAGGGTTTATCAGGCCTCTGATATGTGACCATGCACGCCTGGTAGGCTGTGTTCAGCTTTGTGGGTCACCGCTTGTGTAGATCCCCATCAGCCTTTCTCCAAATCAAGGCCACTCTCACAAAGCAATCACCTTCATTTGATTCACAACCCCAGCTTATGTTTAAGGTAGAGCTGCAAATAGTTGGGAAGCAGGGCGTTTTTGCTGCATAGCAGCTATATTGTCCTGTGCTGGAAAAAAGGGGGGTTGCAGTTCAGCCCTGGAGATATTTCGATCCTTTCCAACAAGGAGGCTGCAAGCACAGTGGTGCTTCTGCTTGGCGCCTCCACGCCTTCTCCACTTCTTGCCGTCCACATTCTGACTCGTTGCCTCCTACTGTTTTGTCAACAGGTCCAAGGCTCGTGTCAGAGTGAACTTCACAGAGCGCTGGAGAGATTAGCAGCTTCCCAAACCAGAACCCACGAGGACCTGTATATAATCCCCATTCCCAACTGTGACCACAATGGGAACTTCCACCCCAAACAGGTAACACTGGAACACTGGCTCAAAGATGGGTGGACCTCAGTTTTGTGTTGTCCCCCAGCATCATTAGTGTATAAATTATGAGCATATGCTATGCGTTTACTAGTTAAGACATAACCAGGCTGTGTTAAGTGAGCCCAAGTATGCAACtcctgcttaaaaacaaaacaagtcttGCAAAGTCAAAAGTGCAGAAGTGCATCTTCAGCAATTGCTGAAAGCTGTTTAGTGAAGGTATCAGATGCACCCCTGTGGGGAGAGAATTTCataacttaggggctgccacggAGAATGCCAGACCCttgaagtgtccctattttccagggacagtcctggatttacaaaagccatagCATTTCcaatttgatcttggaatgtcctgtTTCTTAGGACATTccaattttcatcggagaaatgttggagggaatggaggtATGCAATCcgtgaaccaaggagataagtaactatacaaactttagaagacacctgatggCACCCCTGTATAcggaagcttttaaaaaatgtttaatgttttatttattggaagccacccaaagtggctggggcaacccagtcagatgggcagaggataaacaatagaataataatattatgtggaataggatgtcactattttcattggagaaatgttgcttGAGAATATATTCCTTCCTGTGGCTCTAGGTGGACACAGGTGGATAAGGTACTTTTAAATCCTAATAAAGAGCTGTCAATTCTAATTTTATTCCTCTGCCCTTTCAGTGTCATCCAGCGTTGGATGGGCAACGAGGGAAATGTTGGTGTGTAGATCGGAAAACCGGGGTCAAGTTGCCGGGAAGCCTGGAGCTAAAGGGAGACTTGGATTGCCACCAACCTGCAGATGGGGTGCAAGAGTGACGTGACTGAAGAGAAGAGGACGCTGAGGCTTTCCTTGATGAACTGCCATAGCACTGTTTGATGAACAGATGGATCACAAATGGGGATGTTACCacaatgcttttttgttttgttttgttccttaaGGGGAAGTTACACCTGCCCCTACCCCCTCACAACTACATTAATCTAAGCCTGACATGATCTAGCCCATCCACATCTCTCTGGTGCTTAATTGGGTAAGAATTAGCAACCGCGGTTCCTTCTTCACAGACTCTGGAAACTACATTCCATTTGACTGGCCATCATTGGGGCAGGGGGGCGAAGCAGTATAAGCTTTAACTTAAGTAATTGGATGGGGGTCTTTTGAGAGTGTTTGCCCCCAGGTAGGCCCACTTCTGCTTTTGGCCTCTAGAGCAGCGGTAGCCAACACAtggccttccagaagttgttagACATCAGCCTCCCATctcctcagccaacatggccaatgtctGGGGATGGTAGGAGTTGGGCCCTAACActcagagggcaccatgttgagtGCCCTTGCTTTGGAGAGAAAGATCTAGATCCCCATCATCAGAGTCCTCTTCACCCTCCCACCCCAGCAAACAGGGAGATGTGGCTTGGGAGAGaggcagccatcttcctctttctGACATCGAGTTGGTGTCAACCCTGTACATTCATGATGATCCCTCCCTTATGGGTTTCAACTAAGGGCTAAAGTCTACATGTGACTTTATACTTCTGCATGGCGACTCTTCTTGCCCTGCCTCTCTACCAGGCTTCCGCGTGCAATTAGTGCTGTGATTATCTGCTAATATATTGGTCgcaatgttttaaaaattgctgtgAATATTACTGTTCTTCATTGTTTATTgaaacttcttttttaatgttatgATTGTTGTACATCGCCTAGTCTGAGCATTTCTTGGGGAAAGCTATTTATAAACCGTAAAATAAGCAACACACAAATCAAAATCAATCGTGACGGGTGTGGATCGTTTCCACACCAGGAACATCCAGCACAACGAGGAACTGTCCGTATACTTGGTACACTTCTTAGCAAGCTAAATTGggttttgcaggggggggggagaactgacaTAAAGAAAAGCCTCCTTGATAAGGTAACCTGGTTTACCTGGTCTCAATGACTATGAATTGGTCTACTGCTATGGTTTGCATAAAGACACCCAATGACAGTCAggtattttaaacaaaaggatcCTAATGCTTGTTAAATCAAGAGGTGGAGACAACCTGCAGGCCTCTagctgttgctagactacaactcctaacatccctgaccattcggccatgatggctggggctgatgggatttgtagtttaacaacacctggagggtagcAGGCTCTCCATTCCGGTTTTGATGGCTGTGGGTATTTCCTAGACAATTCACCTGGAGGGGTGGTGGTCTTAGACCAGTACCCTGAAAAGCAGGTAGGTTGGTGGTGGGTGTGTAAGGGAAGCATTAGACAAGCTAGGTTTGATGTTAAATGTGCCTTTGCATTTACAATGCATGATTTCAAGTCTTGGTTGGTGAGCAGGGAGAAATTACTGGGATTCCAAAGACACAGTTTAATTTTTTCATTCCCTGCTACTGTCCTCTAAAGCTAATATTTGGAGAAAACCTCCTCATGTTAGCACCAATGGGGATTTCCTCCCAATGTAAACTACACTTTCAGAGGAGGGGGTTTGCCACAGCAAAGATAAAAGCATAGCTGTACATAGGTAAGcgagaaaagagagagatgtgCAAACTTAAAATTACTCAGGGCATGGTCATGTGTAACAGCAAGCCATGATTTTGTGTTACATCTGAATGGCCCCGGGGAGCTCTGAGGATGTTTATGTGGTGTGAGCTGAAATCTAGGAATGCCATTTTGGAGAACTGCTCCAGTTGCTCTCCGAAAGATATTGTACCTGCAGTTGGAGTGCCCGTTTGCTTCCACTTATGCGctgcttgtatatttgtaaataaaggaAATGTCACAAAGATATTGAAAGTCTCCTGTTCTCTCCGAAACCAAAAACTAAACTTAGTACTACGAGCGGCCTTGGAAATGATCGCCGCTTCCACTTAGAGAAATGGGAAGCTCCTATCATTGCCCTGAGGTGGGGAGCCTGCATTCAGGAAGCCCCAAATGTAAAGCTGAAGAGCAGGATCATGTCGTCAGGGAAAGGgagtccttttctctctctctctgtgagggaCAGAAGAACAAAGGGTCTCCTGTAGAATGCTTCAGTTAGCTTCACAGGCTGAAACACTACCAGCTGAAATCACTATTGCAGAAAGCCACCTAGGA is a genomic window containing:
- the IGFBP4 gene encoding LOW QUALITY PROTEIN: insulin-like growth factor-binding protein 4 (The sequence of the model RefSeq protein was modified relative to this genomic sequence to represent the inferred CDS: deleted 2 bases in 1 codon), with amino-acid sequence MVNDQLVHTTDKVSMSCVVNVPGFPRSEEVDLPPTINFSPCSIQDRKCRQKQQARNRERINTVVKMRTSGTPIREDTRPVVQGSCQSELHRALERLAASQTRTHEDLYIIPIPNCDHNGNFHPKQCHPALDGQRGKCWCVDRKTGVKLPGSLELKGDLDCHQPADGVQE